GTCCAGCTGAGGACAGGTTACAAAAGATACATAATATCAATATCAAAAGTATCAGGATCTTTACATCCTTTCTTAAAGAACAAGTACATTCTACACAAATAAGAGGGCTGTGACAAAGAATTGTAGAGTTCAAGAGCCTCTCACAGTAATGAGGCATAATGATTGACAAGAGGAGTCTCGCAAGCTTCTCTCTTGTCCAGTACTCACTGAAGTCTCATTCGTTTTTCAGGGGGGCCTTTAGTGCTCACTGTCTGTTGAACGTTCTTTGTGGTCTCCTTCTCCTCAGATTTCACAGTTTCTGGCGGAggttctgcctctttctttgtctgaTCCACTGGACATCAAAAACGTATATTttggagggtggggatggagggatgAGATCACTTTAGACAATGGTTAATGTGAATGGTTCAGACTCTCAAATTCATTTAGAACTCCTTATCTCAAGTTCTAAATTCAGTGGTTTCATCAGGCAGATGTCGAAGAACCCATTTATAAACCTAAAAACTGGATAACTCAAGCAAATCTGTGATACTAGACAAAAACAAATGACACTTAAATAAGAAACTATGcataaaaacaatatataattattCTATCCCAGTTCAACAGATAGCTCAATACTTGTTTTCAATAATGAAACACAAGGCCTTTCTTTATACTGAGATTTGAACTAAAAACAACCTCAAATCACCTCAGCCTCTCCACATCTCCTCAACACCTACTCTTCCTACTCCAATTCATCTTTTAAGTACTAATATCACTACCACAAAAGCACCATCTTTTGGCAATTCAGGAAGTCTCAAAGGTTAGGAGTAACAAACTACCATGAGAGTCTAGAAGGACAAAATGACCATAGCTCACTCACCTCACATGCTATAGTTATAGAGTTTAACAGGTTGTTTGGTCTTATTTCAAGGTTAATAAGAATATCAGATGAAACATACCTGGGACAGGCTTTTCTCCAGActtttgctataatttttttaaaggggtGGTTGggggggagaaagagggagaagaaaacagggaaggtTAGCAaacctttcttcttcttgacttcctaattctttttaaaattatatcttcaCTCAAATTACACTATAAATGACTTCATGAAGAAAGCACTACTACTCGTGTACCATAAagtaaatttatcattttctactTCTTATTCCCGTTCCAGAAAAGACACAAACCTCAACCTAGAACAGAGAGTCAAACACAAAAATCCTTGAACATCTACAGAGCCCGCCGCCTCTGCAGCCAGGCTACAATGCTTTTCAAAAAGCAGCGAAGTAGAATCCAATGGGAGGGAACATGGAGCCTTTCAAGACTCCAGAGCCTCATCTGTCTAGGGGATATGAGCTATACGAAAGCAGAATGACATCTGGATGAACTCTCCAACTTTTAAAGTTGGCAGCTACCGGAAGTAAGAGGAAAAAGGGGTATTTTACTATAAACATAAGGCTTGTGATGAGTATCCTATTAGATATCAAACTGCAGGGGAAAATGATGGGGGCCCTAGGGGTCAGGAACAAGGTCAGATCCTCCATTCTGTACAGCAATTCTTTTACTTGACTGGGCCCTGTCATCTCCCTTTTCCCATTACCCAAGTTGAATGCTTTAAAacactttccttctcctccctcctcaagGCTCAGAACCTACCCCTCACCCTCAGCAATACTGATCTACCAcctatgtttaaagaaaaaaaaggacgtCAATGCCCCAAGTTCCCTCCTATCTACCTTCAAACTTACTATAcctttacatatatacatatacatatgtacacacacatacatatatacatatatataaaatagcttTATATACTTCCCTCTCATCTCAGAAGAAAAGTGTTCTCTTCATTTCTAAGTTTAATGCCTccatttgttttctgaatttctttctgaatttacATGCCCTCCCTAAGCTTTCTTATCTATTCGTATGACTAAACACTACAAAATCTTCTGATAGCAGATGTTCCAGAATCATGTTGCCATTTGCCTACTAGTCCACTCCAACTACAAGTTCTGGGAACTGTTACACTTAATAAGACCAAAACCGAGCTCCATATTATCCATTGTGTAGAAAAGGTTAACGTAGAAGGTCTACGGCTGCTATCCCTGAAAAGGCCAGCTTGCAAAGCTAACCCTTGGCTGGTGTCTAGGAACGTGGGTTTGGGGACGGTTCCACCATTCCCTAACAGATAGTGATGCCTCACTGTGCCTAGCTCTTTTGCAAACAATGTTGTTTATGCTGAATACCAGCTTCCCTTCAGGGAATGTGGAATTTCAGCATGTGTTAGACAGAGGGCACCTACATGATAAACTTCCCCAAAAGACTTGGGCACCAAGTCTCTAATGGACTTCCTTGGGCAGAAATATCACATATGTGTTGCTGCGTTTTCATTGCTGAGAGAAGAGTGCCCTCTGGTGACCCCTCACCAGAATAAGAGAGTATAAGGAAGCCTGCACATGGATTCCTCCAGACTCCACTTATGTCTTTTTCCCTTATATCTGCCTGTATATCCTTACTATGTCACTGTAATAAATCCTGTGAGTCCTTCAAGCAAATCTCTAACAAACTTAACAAACTTAAACCTAGCTGAAGTGAATATCCTATGGTTTTCTAGCATCTTCTAAAAGCAGCAGTGAAAAGGCATTCATCATAAAAGGCTCTGAGGGCCTGAAGTCCCATCATATCAGTTTTAGTGTACTTTCAGTAGTGACAAgtattaaaatatggaaaaaagagCTTCAAAGAAGCAGGCAGGACTCCACCAATATTCTCCCGAGCACCTCCCAATAGGGGTAACAACCCTTGGATCCAGAAGCTCAACTATTTAATACAATGGATAAGTAGGAGTAAAGTCCTGAGCTACAGATGGTTTTGGGAGACGCAAAATGTAAACAGGAGTTCAGAGGAGACTTCGAGTAGACCaagaatttttcttctctagatCTGAGGAGAAATCTTTTGGGTAGGAGGGGCAAAGGTATTATTCACAGTTCTAGAGAAAGCCATCTTAGTCCTACTTCTGTTACATACAGTTGGACATACTCTCTCTTTGGGAGTGGGCTTTTGGCCCTTGGATGGTTAAAAGGGGAGAGTTCTGGAAAATGACAACTTAAGTGTGACTATGGCtaaagctttaaaacaaaaatgcaaaaaactcACTGAAATGATATGAAGTCTGCAACTTGCTTCTAAATAATTGGGATGAAgtgagggaagaagaaataaaacaagactgGCCATgtttgataattgttgaagcaaGGTAATAGGTTTCAAGGGGGTTTCATTTTGAATTATTCTACTttcagatgtttttaaatttccataactTTCTACAAGGTAagggttgtttttattttgttttgtttttaagattcaagAGTCTTTGCGCTTTCTacatgagatgaagtgaggtgaatgacacAGGCATTGCGATGTAACATTAGGCTACTACTGACCTTCTGACTACACATCAGATATCCTAGTTGACTGAGAGTAACTGAAACCACGGAaggtgaaaccatggataagCAGGGACTACTGTGATAGAATTCACGTAACTTAAACACCAATATGATGCAACTATCATTACTCCTGCCCTCTCCCATCTATCACATCAAACTCTCTGcttcaaatattctcttctttttgttacAAAAGTTTTAACTGTTCTATCATATAAAGACTTAACTATCCACTACATAAGGCTGGAAGGCAGCACACAGAGTAAAAACTGCATGAGTTTCAGATTCTAGTTTTGTTACCATCTATGACACTTTTAGCAACCTTTTGAATGAGAATATTATCTAGATGCACTCCGCATAGTTTTTGAAGATTCAACGAGGAATTACACTCAAGAGCACAGAACAGTATTAATTCCATTCCCTTCCTCCACTAagtctttaaaaacttttcctttgaTTCACAGATCATTTTTTAACTAATGAGGAAAATCCGTATTTTTAGGTCACATCTGAAAACAGTTCTCAATTAAAACTAAATATGCCAGGGAAAAGCGTCAAATCAAAATTAACCACACAGGGGCTAGcacagtggcatagtagttaagttcatatgctccactttggcagcctggggtttgagggttcagatcccaggtgcggacctatgcaccactcgtcaagccacgctgtggtggcatcccacatacaaaaatagaggaagactggcacagatgttagttcagcgacaatcttcctcacgcaaaaagaggaagattggcaatagacgttagctcagaagcaatcttactcaccaaaggaaaaaaaaaaaaaattaaccacacATTCTCATTACCTGCACAAATTTGGGTGGAAATTTTTGTCTAAGGTCTAGGAGTAAAGCATCCACACGTTGTCTCTGGAAAATAGAGCTtggttcttctttccttttagctTTAGGTTTGACTTTATCTATTAAAATACGAAGTCTAAATAAAAACACTGCCTAGTTTTGTGtgttacatttttacaaatctttGCCTGCCATGAATACACTCAAActccattatttttaatggctgctaTTCCAAAAATAATCCCCCAAATAAGTTAAACACAACATATACACAGAAGTATTCTAACTGTCCCTCTGAAATGAAGTTAACattctaacatttaaaaagctGATATGTCTTTTAAAGATACTCCAGTTTTAGTATGTAAACATAAACAGACATGAGAATTTTAAGGCTAAAGTTTTCCACAATTACCTATGTCATAATCCAGATTATTGGTTTGAAATTatcttgtgtatattttacatgaattaaATGGTCTTTTCCCACAAAACTTGATAGGTGCAAATGGAAAATGCAACTTTTACAAACTCAAGTTACCATACTCAACTGTGAAGACTATAATCCATTGGGAAAAAACAGGACAAACCAAACAACAGAAGACCATGAAGACAAGAACAACTTGCAAGAGAAATTCTAAGGCTAATCACATGTGGAATTTTCCCTAGGAGTGTGCTGTATAGGGGAACTGTCTCTAAATGAAGACTTCCAGGTAAGCATTGCTCCAAACATTTCCTTAAGCTAGGGGCAAACAGCTCTTCAGAGAGGTTTATTCAACTGATGCAAACTTTCCTACGTCAAATGTTGTGGCCTGCACCTActatcaagaataaatatagctgtatctgaaaataaataaatataaataaataaatatagctgTTCATTCCATGGGTCTGAATTCTATTTAAAGGCTACCTTTCCCTCAGTGATTTATTCTGAGTTGCCATTTCTCAGAGAAGGAAACGTAGGATATAGGTATAATGCTAGAAACACATTTCTACAAGTACTTTTATTGGTAAAATATGATGCAGAACAAGCAGTAGATTAGCAGCTATGGAAACTGGGAAGCTGGCTTGATGACAGGTGATAacatagaaagataaaaaaacagACTGGTTATCTGGAGAGAGGGCTCTAAGAGCATCTCCCCTACTTCACAGACTGGGGGGATTCAGGTTCCAGATTTCAAGATGACTCAACAGTTAGGTAAGCAGGAAATATCATTCTTACTCATTCCTCATCACCAATTTCCTCTGtatgttccaaatattttaaaaccttgaATCAACTTATTACCAGTTACTTAACACATTAAAATTTATATCTGTTCCTATGAGAAAGCTATTACTACCACATCTAGTTACATGAATCATAGCTGTGACAATATCATCATCCTATGAAGAGTCTTCCTACAGAAAAGTAAAACACACCCAGAAATCACGAATAGCTGTTCTCCTTAAGAAAACAGCTTCATTCTCAAAGTATCAAAAAGAGTTTTAGAAGGACCTAGGTATCCTACCTACCTTGTTCTTCATGATCTTTGAAATGCCACCAATACCCTTTGGAAGGATGATATCGACAGTATGACATAGCTTCATCAAAAGCTGACTGAATGCCATGGACTGCAGTAAgcttgtaaaaagaaaatgaattctaaatTTCTTATTAGATCAACCAAAATTTACAAAGTAAATACTCACAAAACATTACATATGCAAAGAcagtaattttctgtttttcagaaccTGAATCACTATATAGCTGGGGCTGTGGTATATACTTTTAACATGGAGTTGGTCCACAGTAACCAATGCTCAAGACATGCTAATAGTCAAAACTTTATACCAATTTACACAAGGGAGAGGAGTTCTTGTTTAATTCTTCGAAGCAAGGTAGctcaattaaaatttctttagtgTTTAAAGAATGTAAAGACCCTTACCACTCTAGAGTTTATAACTGATCCCAAGTCTGGTGCCTGATAGATCACTCCAGCAATGATATAGTAATCAGCCAGTGGGATAACTAAAGCAgtgcaaggaaaacaaaaaaaaaagtttatgaatACAGCTATGCACACAAACTGCCAAATAGATTTCTATAAAAAGAACAACCAAAATTTGACATTTTCCCATATCACAGCTTAAGGCAGGGTTCGGCaaatcctatttttgtaaataaagttacACTGGAGCTTCAAAGGAGTTCCCATTCACTTACGTCATCATCTAAGGCTGCTAAGGCACTAGTTGAGTAGTTGTCAGTGACCATGAGGcccagaaagcctaaaatatgtacTTGGGACCtgcacagaaaaagtttgccaactttTGCCCTAGgagtagtgcttctcaaactttaatgtgccaTCTGAGTTACCAGAGTATCTTGTTAAAATCAGATCCTTACTCAGTAGGAAtagtgcatttctaacaagttctcaagAGATCCAGTGCTGCTGTCACTCAACCACACTTTGGGGAGTAAAAGCTTAGAGCAAGAGAGATTTAGGGCTCAGGGTGAAGATACCAGATGCACCAAACTTGCCTCTGTGCCCCAGTCCTGGGTCCAAAGGAATAAAACAGCTGCTAGTGAGGCTGGTGCCGTCTTGTATAGCTTCTATACCTTGAACCTTCTCATCATGGAAATCTTGTCCTTGGTCTTGTCTTTGTTCTAAggttctcttttcctctgggcAGGGACTCTAGATCTTTGATTTTGAAACTATATTTGGATTCTCGACTCTAGAACCACAATCTCCTTAGCAAGTCATTTTCTGGAATGAAAGGGTGAAGGTTGCTCCTAAAAATCTTGATGAGGGTTATCTAATTAGGAAATGTAAGTGGTCATCTCTGGAACAAGTGACCAGCTCTCTGGTTCAAAATCAAATCCGAATTCTATACTCTTCAGCGTAATTTCAAAACCAAGTTTTTGTTTGCTAATATAATTCAGGTAAGACTTTTGGCTGAATGTGTCAATGAGGATTTTCAACTGATCCTCTATGAATTTGGGCAAATGCATCTACCATGTATTTTGTAACAGAATTAGACTCAGTGGactgagatgagaagaaaagtTACTTGGGATGCTTGAGGTTCAGGTGGAACTCCAACAACTATTCTCACAGGAAGAAGTGGCTTCAATGTAGTGAGTTATTCTGTTAGCACTTGGAGAGTTTTCCTTGGGCATGTTGGAAGACTCTTGGTGTGTAAGCATGTGACTAGGGGAACTCAGGTTTTGAAACATTTCCTCAGTGATAAATTTATGCCTGCTATACCAGTCTGCCTAGACAATTTGTACAAACAATGTGATTACAGTCATGCGCAGcctaacaatgttttggtcaacaacagaccacacatacaacagtggtcccataagattggtatcatatagcctaggtgtgtcggctataccatctaggtttgtgtaagtaaactctatgatgtccacacaacaatgaaattgcctaatgatgcacttcccagaacgtatccctgtcctTAAGTGACATGTAACTGAATATCGGAAACCTAATTTCCTTTtgagagtctggaattttggCAGGTGAAGATGTCTACATGACTAGCCCTCAATAAAAATTCTGGACTCAGAGTCTCCAATGGACTTCCCTGAGGAGACATATTACACTCGTGGGGCTGCATTTCACTGCTGGAGGGAGGATACACTTGATGTGGTCCCTCACAGGAGGGAAAGCACAGAAAGCTTACACATGGATTCCTAGAGATGGCTTTTTCTCTTACTGATCTGGCTGGGTATCCTTACTGTGTTGTCCTAACAAATCTTAGGCATAACTAACTACAAGCTGTGTCTGCTAAGTCCTTCTAGCAAAACACTGAACATGTACGTATgctggtcttggggacccccaaaACAGAACCCAAtccaaaaaaataagaacatataGCTCAGGAAGTAAATAAATCACAGTatcttaagaagaaaataatgcctGAAGTTTACACATTTTACCTTGGGTGGGAGACTGCCGCTGTTGTTTCCGAATGATAAAAAGAATGGGCTCTTGAGCATGTAAAAGGATGTATTCCACTCCAACCATCTGACTGAAAACAGAACACAGCCATTCagacatctatgaaaaacctacaaaCAATTTTTGTAGAACATTCAAATTACTATAG
Above is a window of Equus przewalskii isolate Varuska chromosome 25, EquPr2, whole genome shotgun sequence DNA encoding:
- the MED6 gene encoding mediator of RNA polymerase II transcription subunit 6 isoform X3; translation: MAAVDIRDNLLGISWVDSSWIPILNSGSVLDYFSERSNPFYDRTCNNEVVKMQRLTLEHLNQMVGVEYILLHAQEPILFIIRKQQRQSPTQVIPLADYYIIAGVIYQAPDLGSVINSRVLTAVHGIQSAFDEAMSYCRYHPSKGYWWHFKDHEEQDKVKPKAKRKEEPSSIFQRQRVDALLLDLRQKFPPKFVQQKSGEKPVPVDQTKKEAEPPPETVKSEEKETTKNVQQTVSTKGPPEKRMRLQ
- the MED6 gene encoding mediator of RNA polymerase II transcription subunit 6 isoform X7 translates to MAAVDIRDNLLGISWVDSSWIPILNSGSVLDYFSERSNPFYDRTCNNEVVKMQRLTLEHLNQMVGVEYILLHAQEPILFIIRKQQRQSPTQVIPLADYYIIAGVIYQAPDLGSVINSRVLTAVHGIQSAFDEAMSYCRYHPSKGYWWHFKDHEEQAKVWRKACPSGSDKERGRTSARNCEI
- the MED6 gene encoding mediator of RNA polymerase II transcription subunit 6 isoform X6; translated protein: MAAVDIRDNLLGISWVDSSWIPILNSGSVLDYFSERSNPFYDRTCNNEVVKMQRLTLEHLNQMVGVEYILLHAQEPILFIIRKQQRQSPTQVIPLADYYIIAGVIYQAPDLGSVINSRVLTAVHGIQSAFDEAMSYCRYHPSKGYWWHFKDHEEQDKVKPKAKRKEEPSSIFQRQRVDALLLDLRQKFPPKFVQWIRQRKRQNLRQKL
- the MED6 gene encoding mediator of RNA polymerase II transcription subunit 6 isoform X5 → MAAVDIRDNLLGISWVDSSWIPILNSGSVLDYFSERSNPFYDRTCNNEVVKMQRLTLEHLNQMVGVEYILLHAQEPILFIIRKQQRQSPTQVIPLADYYIIAGVIYQAPDLGSVINSRVLTAVHGIQSAFDEAMSYCRYHPSKGYWWHFKDHEEQDKVKPKAKRKEEPSSIFQRQRVDALLLDLRQKFPPKFVQQKSGEKPVPVSQICLSYPVFRFINGFFDICLMKPLNLELEIRSSK
- the MED6 gene encoding mediator of RNA polymerase II transcription subunit 6 isoform X2; translation: MAAVDIRDNLLGISWVDSSWIPILNSGSVLDYFSERSNPFYDRTCNNEVVKMQRLTLEHLNQMVGVEYILLHAQEPILFIIRKQQRQSPTQVIPLADYYIIAGVIYQAPDLGSVINSRVLTAVHGIQSAFDEAMSYCRYHPSKGYWWHFKDHEEQDKVKPKAKRKEEPSSIFQRQRVDALLLDLRQKFPPKFVQQKSGEKPVPGTPNKRQENRTNSKLQVLAKEVGQTPNTACLGQDQHISKNPNFLGWGGFLLILNTYHQELKSQKG
- the MED6 gene encoding mediator of RNA polymerase II transcription subunit 6 isoform X4, translated to MSEWLCSVFSQMVGVEYILLHAQEPILFIIRKQQRQSPTQVIPLADYYIIAGVIYQAPDLGSVINSRVLTAVHGIQSAFDEAMSYCRYHPSKGYWWHFKDHEEQDKVKPKAKRKEEPSSIFQRQRVDALLLDLRQKFPPKFVQQKSGEKPVPGTPNKRQENRTNSKLQVLAKEVGQTPNTACLGQDQHISKNPNFLGWGGMMAFLRISHGSGGLMATKSLSFCLSWKDLISPSYQKDIFAG